The following coding sequences are from one Bos taurus isolate L1 Dominette 01449 registration number 42190680 breed Hereford chromosome 26, ARS-UCD2.0, whole genome shotgun sequence window:
- the LOC614416 gene encoding LOW QUALITY PROTEIN: chondroitin sulfate proteoglycan 5 (The sequence of the model RefSeq protein was modified relative to this genomic sequence to represent the inferred CDS: inserted 1 base in 1 codon) gives MSTKVLHLDNPTQDSRRHTESNTQGLVCEKLQERRGGVGRSISTFLATVPEAGSAVEADTPVKSVRAWEPRANDTREKAGPPAAGKDETSRNAPGGEQALVGPGVGAEEALEASAAVTGTAWLEAESPGLGGVTAEAGSGDTQALPATLPTPDEALGPSSTSAATFEAMEASEPPSPPLXDKPSPGPELPKESRTEVWLNLGGSTPDPHGPAPTYPFQGTLEPHPASDIIDIDYFEGLDGEGHGADLGSFPGTPGTSEHHPDPRGETPSWSLLDLNDDFTPFDESDFYPTTSFYDDLDEEEEEEEDKDAVGGGDLEDENDLLVPTEKPGLGPGTGQPTSRWHAVPPQHTLGMVPGSSIARRPRPGEPGRDLAPSENGTVCRSGFVRHNGSCRSVCNLFPSYCHNGGQCYLVENTGAFCR, from the exons ATGTCCACCAAGGTCCTCCATCTTGACAACCCTACTCAAGACTCAAGGAGACACACAGAAAGCAATACACAAGGCCTTGTATGTGAAAAGCTACAGGAAAGAAGAGGTGGTGTTGGCAGGTCCATTAGTACCTTTCTGGCTACAGTGCCTGAGGCGGGCAGCGCCGTCGAGGCAGACACGCCGGTGAAGAGCGTCCGGGCGTGGGAGCCGCGTGCTAACGACACGCGGGAGAAGGCCGGCCCACCAGCAGCTGGGAAAGATGAGACTTCTCGGAATGCGCCTGGCGGTGAGCAGGCCTTGGTGGGCCCTGGGGTCGGGGCTGAGGAGGCGCTGGAGGCGTCGGCGGCGGTGACAGGCACAGCTTGGCTGGAGGCTGAGAGCCCAGGCCTGGGCGGAGTGACCGCAGAGGCGGGCAGCGGCGATACCCAGGCCCTTCCAGCCACGCTCCCGACTCCCGACGAGGCCCTCGGGCCGTCCTCGACATCCGCAGCCACCTTCGAGGCTATGGAGGCCAGTgaaccaccctccccacccc gcgACAAGCCGAGCCCAGGCCCTGAACTCCCCAAGGAGAGCCGCACGGAGGTTTGGCTGAACCTGGGAGGCAGCACACCTGACCCTCATGGGCCAGCACCCACGTACCCCTTTCAGGGCACACTGGAGCCCCACCCAGCGTCAGATATAATTGACATTGACTACTTTGAAGGATTGGATGGTGAGGGCCATGGCGCCGACCTGGGGAGCTTCCCTGGGACGCCAGGTACCTCAGAGCACCACCCTGATCCCCGGGGAGAGACCCCTTCCTGGAGCCTGCTTGACTTAAATGATGACTTCACTCCCTTTGATGAGTCTGATTTCTACCCTACCACATCCTTCTATGATGACTTggatgaagaggaggaagaagaggaggacaaGGATGCAGTGGGAGGCGGAGACCTGGAAGATGAAAATGACCTTCTAGTGCCCACTGAGAAGCCTGGTCTGGGGCCTGGGACAGGCCAGCCCACCAGTCGGTGGCACGCTGTCCCTCCGCAGCATACTCTGGGGATGGTCCCTGGCAGCAGCATCGCCCGCAGGCCCCGCCCAGGAGAGCCAGGCAGGGACCTGGCCCCAAGCGAGAATGGCACCGTGTGCCGCAGTGGCTTTGTGAGACATAACGGCTCCTGCCGGTCAGTGTGCAACCTCTTCCCAAGTTACTGTCACAACGGCGGCCAGTGCTACCTGGTGGAGAACACTGGGGCCTTCTGCAGGTAA